AATTAATGGACCTGTCTGGTAACGAATTGGCTTTACGTGATCAAGGTTTGCTGTGTAAATCAATCGAACTGAATCCGACATCGAAATCACAAGCTGATAAGACACCGTCGACAGTCGAATATTATATCATACCGCAAGCAACCGGTAAGTTGTAATTTCTCAATACGAGAGGAAACATTATTCAGTGTTTGTTCCTTTCATGAAAAATCTCCACCAAAATTTGACTCACTTAGCATAACTAAggagaaaatatatttttactttcgcctTAGTACCTGAGTGGTCTTAGTATTAGTCTCGACTTAGTTTGTTCTGAACTCTAGGTGAGTCAATGGACCCGTCTGGTAGTGAATTGGTTTTACGTGATCGAGGTTTGCTGTGTGAATcaatcgaaattgatccgacaTCAGAGTCACTGTCGTCCGACAAACCGGATTTGGTTTCGGTAATTGAAACCGCCTCGAATACGTCATCAAAAATTGTAGGATCGAacattttcggtgaatttaCGCAATCAAACATAAGTGGTGTATCGGATGACGAGCAACTATCACCGAAAAAAGATCGTGAAGAAAACGTAAGTTTATACAACCAGTGTAGGAGCGTTCATTACATACTCTACTCTCCcatttctaaataaaatccTCAACCACTTTTCTTTAAAGGAGATTCCCGATTTAACGAAACATAATATCGAAGAGCTTCAAAAGTTAGTTCTAATAGAACAGCTGAATGTTCTAAAGgctgaaaaaaagttttatgaaaaagCTTGTTATGTTTTAGGTAAATGTTctcaaagttaaaaaaaaaacttgtttttgTTAGAGCTTGTTTTGTTCAATAATGTTGACAAtctttttaaatgaatttatgtatgtttgttgttaaaaaattaaaagaataaaAGATTGAAGATTTaagagaaatttaaattaacggaatttcgaaatatttcatACTGCAACGTTTAATTAggttgaaatagacaaatcaGACGATCTAACAGATGCCATCAAATTGctcagaaaatttaaaattcaaaccgATTGAATCGACTCGAAATCGAGATTTGACAATACAGACTCTTCTTTTTGTTATCTTTGTGCTCAAGAATTCcttaaaaaaaggaattgtaataaaaatgagTGAACATAAGTGACAAAAGCAGCCGAATCAAACATAGTGAATTTTCACGAGCGATCTTCCAATCCGCATAATTATTCTTTCCAGAATGAGAAAGTGATTTATTATCATCATCAATAGTGTCTTCATTGCAAATCAAA
This genomic window from Bradysia coprophila strain Holo2 unplaced genomic scaffold, BU_Bcop_v1 contig_373, whole genome shotgun sequence contains:
- the LOC119082005 gene encoding uncharacterized protein LOC119082005 isoform X3, producing the protein MASKQEIEIDESLYVKDVDETEGSEETLPESIPLNGKSRVSDFSFALLMQKCGSILLNKKKTNKVKRLKETAMTNVINVLAFENDVILTKNQVYKKINNMKSRVKDKCLSGKKIQLNAGEKIFAALMETVGSSTIPEATGELMDLSGSELALRDQGLLCKSIELNPTSKSQADKTPSTVEYYIIPQATGESMDPSGSELVLRDRGLLCESIEIDPTSESLSSDKPDLVSVIETASNTSSKIVGSNIFGEFTQSNISGVSDDEQLSPKKDREENEIPDLTKHNIEELQKLVLIEQLNVLKAEKKFYEKACYVLGKCSQS